In Petrotoga sp. 9PW.55.5.1, the sequence TGGGACTAAAGAAGGTTGTGGAAAAGGAGAATGTGGGGCATGTACAGTTATAATGAATGGTGAACTAGTTACTTCCTGTTTAGTTTTAGCTTATCAAGCTGATGGAGCAGAAATTATAACAGTTGAAGGATTAGGATTTGAAGATAAAATTGATCCAATTCAAGAAGCGTATATCGAAACTGGTGCAGTTCAATGCGGATTCTGTACTCCAGGGTTTATCATTTCAACTAAAAAGTTGTTAGAAGAGAATCCTCATCCTACCGATGAAGAGATCAGAAGGGGACTTTCAGGAAATATATGTAGATGCACAGGATATCAAAAGATTATAGACGCCGTGAAATTAGCCTCTAAAAAGTTAGAAATGATTAAAAGAGGTGAGAACGTTGAAGCCAAATAAGTATATAGGTGAAAATGTTTTTAAAGTAGATGCAAAAGATAAAGTTACAGGAAAAGCCATTTATCCCGATGATATATATTTTGAAGATATGCTTTATGTAAAAGTCAAAAGAGCAACTCATCCTCATGCAATTCTTCAAAAAATAGATGTTAGTAAGGCAGAAGCTCTACCTGGGGTTGTAAAAGTAATTACAAAAAAAGATTTCCCTAATTTAAACAAATTTGGATTGATTATAAAAGATCAACCTGTTTTAGTTGGAATAGGCGAGAAAATGAGGTTCATGGGAGATGCCCTTGCAATTGTAATTGCTAAAAATAAAGAAATCGCTAATAGAGCTGTAAAATTGATAAAGGTTGAAGTAAAAGAGTTAGAAGTAATCTCAAGTCCCTTTAGAGCAATGGAAAGCGATGCGCCAAAAATTCATGAAGAAGGAAATATATTACTTACTCATTATTTAAACAAAGGAGACATCGAAAAAGGATTCAAAGAATCTGATGTAATAATAGAAAAAGAGTATAAAACTCAGCATATAGATCAGCTGCCTCTACAGGTAGAATCAGGAGTAGCCGTGTACGATGAGAATAGTGGGGTTGTTACTATCTGGGCTGCGACTCAGTGGATTCATGATAGCCAAGCGGATATTGCTCAATCACTTAATTTACCAAAAGAAAAAATAAGAATTATCCAACCAGTAATTGGTGGAGCTTTTGGAAGAAAAGAAGACATATCTGTTCATATTCATTTGGCGTTAGCTGCAATGGCAACTAAAAGACCTGTTAAATTGACTTACACAAGGGAAGAGTCTATGACAGCTCAGTCAAAAAGGCATCCAATATATATTAAAGCAAAAACTGGTGCAACCAAAGATGGGAAGTTAAAAGCTTGGGAAGTAGAAGTTGTTGGAGATACAGGTGCTTATGCATCAAGTGGGCCTGCCGTAGTTCATAAAGGAATGTATCATTGTACTGGTCCTTACGATGTTCCAAACGTAAAGGGTGTTGCTTACACTGTTTATACAAATAACACCTATGGTGGAGCTATGAGAGGCTTTGGAACAACTCAAATGGCATTTGCTTATGAATCTCAAATGAATATCCTCGCTGAAGAATTAGGCATGGATCCAGTTGAACTTAGATTAAAGAATGCATATAGAATTGGCTCTACAACACCTAACGGTCAAAAATTAATCCAAAGTGTTAACGTTATTAAAACGATCGAAGAAGCTGTAAAACTCTCCAAAGAAAAAGAAGGTGTTTTTTATGAAGAAAAAAGGTAGAGGCATGGCGACTATAATGTTTGGTTATGGATATGGTGAAGGGTTCCCCGATTATTCTCATGCAAGTGTAGAGTTAACGGATGATGAAAAGATTTTAGTTAAGACTGCCGCTGCCGATGTTGGACAGGGAGTACTAACTGTTATTACTCAAGTAGCGGCTGAAGTTTTGAAAGTAGACATAAATAAAGTAGAAGTAATTCAAGGAGACACCCATAAGACTAAAAATTCTGGTTCCACATCAGCAACACGTCAAACAACTTTTAGTGGAAATGCTGTAAAAATGGCCAGTGAGGATTTGCTTGGGAAAATATATCATTATGCAAGTGTAGAGTTTAATAGTAACTATCCTGAATTAGGGATTAAAGATGGAACAGTTTTTTTAAATGAAAATCCAGATAAAAAAATCAGCATATGGGAGCTT encodes:
- a CDS encoding (2Fe-2S)-binding protein, which encodes MKISITVNGEVRNPDVSSTTRLLDLLRDDLKLTGTKEGCGKGECGACTVIMNGELVTSCLVLAYQADGAEIITVEGLGFEDKIDPIQEAYIETGAVQCGFCTPGFIISTKKLLEENPHPTDEEIRRGLSGNICRCTGYQKIIDAVKLASKKLEMIKRGENVEAK
- a CDS encoding xanthine dehydrogenase family protein molybdopterin-binding subunit, with the protein product MKPNKYIGENVFKVDAKDKVTGKAIYPDDIYFEDMLYVKVKRATHPHAILQKIDVSKAEALPGVVKVITKKDFPNLNKFGLIIKDQPVLVGIGEKMRFMGDALAIVIAKNKEIANRAVKLIKVEVKELEVISSPFRAMESDAPKIHEEGNILLTHYLNKGDIEKGFKESDVIIEKEYKTQHIDQLPLQVESGVAVYDENSGVVTIWAATQWIHDSQADIAQSLNLPKEKIRIIQPVIGGAFGRKEDISVHIHLALAAMATKRPVKLTYTREESMTAQSKRHPIYIKAKTGATKDGKLKAWEVEVVGDTGAYASSGPAVVHKGMYHCTGPYDVPNVKGVAYTVYTNNTYGGAMRGFGTTQMAFAYESQMNILAEELGMDPVELRLKNAYRIGSTTPNGQKLIQSVNVIKTIEEAVKLSKEKEGVFYEEKR